In Etheostoma cragini isolate CJK2018 chromosome 15, CSU_Ecrag_1.0, whole genome shotgun sequence, the DNA window CACTATTTTCTGCTTAACATTTCCGAACTTACCTTGGCATGGGCTGCAGTTGATCCATTTATTAGGTGTGTGGTGCAGCACTTGCTTTTGAAATAGAAAACAACCTATCAGACAAATGTTGATACATTAACCAACAGCCTCCAGATATCCTGTCAACATAGGCCTGCAGTAGGCCTATTAAGTGACTCGGAATATGGGTTATCTagaatagaaaaacaaacatgtacttATGCATATTCAACATAATATATTTctttaagtaaaaagaaaatctgcataTACTTAGTGGTTTTATACTCGATGGGAAATCAACTAACTTCCGGCCttattcactctctctctgtcccgcTTTACGCATCTCTTGGGTCATCCCTCCagagagcagcaggaggagtGGCCCGTGGGCCTCCACCcacttttaaaaagaattctGCAAACGTGTAATGCCTGGCCCAGAGGCCTGGCCCATGAGTTCACTTAGGTATGAGATGATGCCCAAAATTATAACGTGCCTCCTCATAATCTGAAAATATTATTTCTCACCATCAGTTAACGTATGGCAAGCATTTGCCCACTACTGcctgtgtttttcacattatattttaaacaGTCATTACACACGTAATTACTTTACGGATCTTTTCTTCCTCATAAAAATGTCTCTGGGTCCTAATAACCATCCCACTGAGTTATACAAAAGTATGTCTGAGCCTTCTAACATTATGAATGTGAGATTTTGCCGACTCACAGGTTGTATTTTCCTATAGGTAATATGTCAACTATGCAAGGTGATTTTGTAGCTCACCAACCCATGTCTCAGCTTGTCAGTTTGCTCGGAATGTAGGTAACCAAATTGAAAATAGTCTTATCACTTCAGACAACTACATTCAGTCAATATATTTGATGAATATATAATCTGCCTAGGATTTAAGAGCAGGAGGCAAacgtttttaaataactaaattagaCCCCTGTAAATACGTTTAAATGTTGGTTCATGGGACTGGGTGGATGACCCTGGAAAACACTGAGAAAGCTGGACCGTTTTTCTGAGGTCCCAACTCAGACTGTGACGTATGTCAAGTAAGCCATAGTTATCACCATTTATACCGGAAGTACGGACTTCTTTATTCAAAGTAATTGTTGAAATTTGCATTTATCAGCAGTAGAGCTGCAAATACCAGTTAACTTGTTGATTAATCTTCTTATATTTTCCTCTGTATGCTTAATAGTTGCTCAACTTGTCAATGCTCAACTTGCCAGCGCCAATACTAAAAGCTTATTACAATTAGTTTTATCTGCagccataaaaaataaattcaattataAAAGCACACCGATCTAGTTATTATTAACTTGGAACATGCCTGCAAATAAGCATTGCATGCAAATAAGCATTGCATGAAGGGCAGCCTCTTGTTCTTAAATGGGgataaaaatatgtttgcacacatacaatttgcttgtgtgtgcgttttaCGCAAttacgcacgcacacgcacacacacacacacagtactctGTATTGCAGCTTAAAACAATAACTTTAAGGGAAATAAttacgcacacgcacgcacacacacacacacacacacacacacacagtaccctGTATTGCAGCTTAAAACAATAACTTTAAGGGAAATAATGACATGATgttccaaatgtttttgatttttttctgaaactATGTCATGTGAAAATTACAGGCGGGaagaaaataacaattacaaATTAATCAACAATTATAAATCTCAAGCACTGCAGCATCTTTGAAGGATGGCTGGCAGTAATATATGATGTTTGGCGAAAATGGgctcatctttaaaaaaaagaaaacacataagTTCcattgagcttttattttgaaagctcTGACCAGAAGTTCCTGTTTTCAGCATCTAGCTCGACGCGGCTCTCCCAGCCTACACTACGTGCCGACATGAGCATTCCCTGGTAAAGAAAAAGGACGTTTCCTGACCCATTCAAAACAAGCAGAGTCTCCTGCTGGAGCCGGTGGAGGTAACGATGCTCCTGAAAAGCCTGAGTCTGGCTCTTATAATCTCGACACTGGTGGAGGCTCAGTATGAAAAGTACAGCTTTAAAAGTTTCCCTCAGAAGGACATCATGCCGCTGGACTCTGCCTACAGCTACGCGCTGGAGCAGTACGGGGCGCAGAACTGGGCAGAGAGCATCAAGTTCCTGGAGCTCAGCCTGCGGCTCCACCGGCTGCTGCGGGACAGCGAGCTTTTCTGTAGCCGCAACTGCAGCTCCGTCAGCCGGGACAACGACAGCCTCTTCACAGACAGCTCGCTCCGCGTCATGCGCCACATCCTTCTGAGGGCTGCCTGCCTTAAAAAGTGCAAGGCACAGTTTCCAGTGTTTAACATGTCCTACCCACAGAGGGATTTATTGGAAAGCTTCGAGAACAGGGTCCCGTATcggtacatacagtatgcacactACCAGGTGAGACCAAATGTGCTTGATGTTCAGAATTGTGCCCAAAACTAAGAGTGTGAAATAAATGGAGGCCTTTGCCATACATTCTGAAGTTACACCAAATACTTCCCAAAGTGCATGTTGGAGAATTGTAATAAGGTGAAATATAGGCTAGTGCGAGTTGGCCGTTATAAACTCACTGGAATACAGTAAGGGTCGGACAGTAGGATGTGGATTTAGCATTACCATAACTGTCCGTAACGGGCGCAATCGCACAACAAAAGTATCTCCAGTCGGATTTTCGAGGCTTATTGACTCGGGCTGACTCACCGAGAGGAAATTTCTCTCCGTGCAGTACCGTTtccttgctgtttttttgcGCCCTCCTGCAGACCAAGCAGTAGTTGAGCATGTGCCACGTCTCTTTCAGTGTTCCCCCTGAAACAATCCCCTTATTCTTCTCTGTCAGGCTGGGTGATGCGGACCATAGTTTTGCGTTGGCTAAAATAGCCTACTGATCAAATTTTTAGTTTCATAAAGTGTGTAAAGATTTCCAGATAATCTCCATGTTATTGTAGACAACATTCATTATATTACTGTTTAATAAACAGCCACCACCACAAAACTCTGCTGTGATCCTTCAGGTGCTGGTGGTGTAATTTGGCACTCACCACTATCAAAGTACTAACGCCTTTAAATCGGAGTAGTTAATAGTTTTGGCTGgtaaaataaaaggtaaatcAAAGCTCTCTGTCTGGTGATCAAACAGCCACCCAGATCAACAAAGCAGGCCTTTAGGATTTACATGACTTTGATTTCCCTGACTCTATTTGAAGGGggctctctcctcttctttgaGGACTGGGTAGTTTAATGTGTtcattacatttagttttttttggccaAGACTACCTTATGAGACCAAAacagtggatcacatcactctaGTTTtaaagtctttacactggcttcctgtcccTTTTAGAACGGATTTCCAAATACTTCTTTTGGGTTATAAAGCACCTACCGGTTTAGAGCCAAAATACATTTCGGATCTGCAGCTACATTATGAGCCATACTAAACAGGGAGAAGCAGCGTTTAGTTGTTATGCACCAAACATCTGggacaaactcccagaaaactgcaggtccgctgcAACTCTCTGTTCTTACAAATCAAGGATGaggacctttctttttgatgctgcctttctttaaatatttgttaatttattatactgcactgtaactatTATTCTCATATATCTGTGTTTatacttttaactgttttaactACTATTTAATgctttatgtaaagcactttggattgcctttttgctgaaatgtgcaatacaaataaagctgccttgccccATATACAGTACCTACCCTTTTCCCCTTATTTATTTCACAGTTCTGCATACAGCACCACATTAGTTTTCTATTGACTGACTCACAAGAATTCATATTCTGACATCACTGATCTGCATCAGTAGTTGTTGGAGAAaaaggggtcagaggtcacgcTAATGACAGGAGCTGCGGTTTCCCTTCTTGCAAGTGGGAAAGATGgtgtttcatgtttaaaaaaaaatccccccaGACACTGTGGAATTGATTGTAAAGCTATCTATTCTTCCTCAGCTTAACAACTTGGAGAAGGCTGTGTCGGCGGCTCACACCTTCCTGAAGAAGAACCCGAGTGATCCCTATTTGACCAAGAACATGAATTATTACAAGACCCTGTTTGATGTGGAAGAATATCTCATCGACCACGAGGAGCAGCCGTATGAAGTTCGTAGATCAACATCTTCTTCCTTATTCAGACTGCAACTCACGCTAGACTATTCAACATTTTCTAACCACAACTCTTTGTTATCCAGAGTGTTTTCCTGAAGAGTGTGACGCTTTACAACAGCGGTGACTTCAGCAGCAGCGCCCGACACATGGAGCAGGCCATCACGCAGTACTTTGATATATACAGTCTCTGCTTGCTAGGCTGTGAGAGCTCATACGAGATCGTAGAGTTCAAAGACTTCTATCCTGCACTGGCAGGTAAGAAGAGAGCAATTCAAGAGCTGTTTCCGTGTGTTTAAGAGAAGAAAATAATATGCTTTTTGTTCCCTCAGATCTCTACACCGATGTGCTGAAATGTAAGGTAAAATGCGAAGAGCACCTGACACCCAGCGTTGGAGGCTTCTTTGTGAAGAAGTTTGTAGCCACTATGTATCACTACCTCCAGTTTTCCTATTATAAACGTAAGAGCCATGACAAAGATTCTGGATCAGACTTTTGACAGCAGTCTGTGTAAGACTGGTCaaacatgtattattttgtgATCCTCTACAGTGAATGATGTAAAGAACGCTGCTCCGTGTGCAGCCAGTTACATCCTGTTTGACAGCAAAGACCAGGTGATGCAGCAAAATGTAGCGTACTATCGCTTCTACAGGGAGCAGTGGGGACTCGAGGAAAGAGACTTTCAGCCTCGAGCCGTGAGTAAAACAAAGACCTCATTGCTGCTCTTTCTTGATACTTCATGTACTTCAGTGGGTGAACCAGAGGCAGCAGAAATAGTTCACACTGGCTGTACTAAACCAAAGCAGGAAAACTGTAGCATAAAGCGGTCTTGGCGTGAACATTAACACAATGTCAGGGTGGTAATTAGAAAGCCATGTGCTCCCATAAAGGCCGAGttgttttcccatcttttcAGCTTGGTGTAGAGTTTTCAGCAGCTGCAGTGGTTAACGTCTTTGCCTTCAGAAGCTGCCCTTGCTTCAATTAAATGTAGTACTGCTGTAAACTTTAAGGCTTCCAAACTAAGAGggaaaaaatacagtaaacaaaaggaaaaccgGTCCCAATTTTGTTGCTTAGCGCCAATCTGTAAAACAGCCAGACGTCGGCTTGTTCTCGAGTGCTGCGCAGGTCAACGCAAGAGCTGAtgccacttttgtttttcaggagGCCCTGAGGTACTTTAATGAGACAACCAAGCAGAATGAGATGCTGGAGTTTGCACTGAACTACCTACAAACTGACGATGAGGTACGTTATGTTGTTGAAAAGCAGAGATGGTGGGAAGTTTACAGTAAGCATTGGTTTTGGGCAGCACAGGGAAATTGTGAGGACAGCAATGACGCAAAGTCCAGCAGAAGTCACATTTAGTTAACCTTCTTTGCAAATAAGCGAGCCTATGTAACTTTTTAGAAACAGTGTCACTGTAACCACAagtgacaattaaaaaataatgctAAATGCTTAAACACAATCTGGCAGTAGCACAGTCGGTGAACTGATGTAGTGAAGTAATGTGTGTACAAATATCTACCCAAACCTCAACTAACATTAGCCATTATAAGCTACTGGTATTACCAGACAGGTTGTAGCATTCAGTGTGTATACACGTAGAAATTTCCTTAAAAACACTATATTATATCATGCAGTAGTTGTTTATATAATATGCTAGTTAAATAAGACATTGTAGACAAATTAAATTGCAATTTCCTTAAAaatagacatgttttttttctgtatccAAGTAGCGGTATCTTTTTATGCTGATTTAATCTGTGCAAACAAAATTCCATCAACCGCCATTGTGTTGAGGTGGCGGCAGAAACAGACATCTCAAAACCCTTAGCAGATAAAACTTAATCTGTCTGCATGACTAGACAACGCTACGTAGGTACTTagaaaaagatgtttttgtgaaatgaaGCTATAACTTGGCTCAACAACAACTAAATTAGCTGATCTAGTTGGAGTTTGGGCCCATGTTTTCCTTCACCTTTTCATTTAGGTTGATCAAACATTCTAAAGAACGTTTGGggatatacatttttactttagaGGAGTGAATTAGCACACTGAGCGCAGGCTGCTGTTGAGGTTGTGGAAATggcaacacaataaaaaaaaagtctcacaggatgaaagagagagaaagagaggatgaaGCCTGcgggagagaaagaaggaggtGGGGGCTGTGTTTTCCAGCAGCGTGTGGTATGTGGCTGGGAGGTGTTGGCCACATCCATTTAACTCAGGTCGACCCCTCCCATCGCTACACATTGCCTGGAACAAAGAGTTGGGGAGGATTGGGATAGTTTAGGCTAAATTACAGGCTGCACAAGTGACTGATTTATACAAACGAAAAGCATAAAGTATGGTTTGCCAGATGGAAGTAGAGATAGTCACTTTCTTGCTTGCTGTTTGACTGCGTGTGTTTTGTGCTACCTTTAAGGACGTGGTTAGTCCAGAAGAAATGGCTTCTTCTCACACGGTGCATCCCGACGCTGAGTTCGATGGTATGGGAGACTACGAGGAGTCCTTCCTGGCTGAGTGGTGGCAAGAACCCAAAACTAAGTGGGACACTGGAGAGGTTGCAGACTGACATCTGTCCTTCTCGTCTCCTGTGCAGAAAGCGTCCTCATCCGGCTGTCCCACCTCTCATGACAAACCAAAAAATGTTGACCTTCATACAGATACCGACATTCTTAACAGTATTTAGCAGAAAAAGCTGTGTACTTTCACCCTGCTGAAGAATAATAGGTTGCACTTATCCGTCATGTTGATCAAGATCAGAGATCGACATATTCTGTCTGGGCTGTCATCAGccttttaaaaggtttatttctATAGTCATTGGCCTGTATGCATACATTTGTcaatgacttttaaaaaaaaaaaggtttttatttaatgaaagcTAAATGCCTCTGTGCCGTGGTATGAGGAAAGTGACGTGAAGCTTTTCTTATGCTTGAAAATTTGTCAAGTTGAGTTGTTGTAATAATTTgctcataataaaaataatattttaatatactttTCTTGTTAGTCACTTAATATCAATGAGATCATCAAAAATGCCGGAGGCGCAACAACTCTTTGATTGTAGTAGTGTTAAATTTAGTAGTTGATTAATTTAGATAATTGATCAATTATTTATCGAGGAGTAATTTATAATTTCAACAATTTGATTGGATTGAATTGGATTTTGTTTAGGTTTTATATTGGAAATTAAACCAGGTTATACTAtgattacatactgtataccagTTTGGGGGTCTGGTAAACTGatggtgatttttgttgtttgattctttagactaaaaaaaataagtaattaaaagaATTGATAGTATAAATGATCTGCAGTCACAGCCCCAGATTGTTGGAACTCTTTTGGTACATAATTGATGGAAACCATAACTGAAACTGTGTTTCATACTGAATGTAATTTAACATAGatgattatatatatttttttaaataaagttttcaaaaacagaaaaccaagGCATAGAACTCTAAAGTCTAACCATCTATTAAAACcataaaatataaataccaCAACAGCAAGAGTAGATGTGGTtccattttttgtattttattttcttcttcagtcttatttcatttctttttgtttaaattgaaaaagatAGTGCCTAGAAATATGGGACACGATGcatcttatttttgttttccccctAAACTTCAAAATCAAACAGATTGTATTGGATGCCAACTCTGTACATattgtaataacaacagtgcATCTGCCAGATGGGCAAAGCTCAAAGGAACCAAACTGACGGATACAGTTTCAGAGAAGCTGCCTCCTGGACCCCGGACTAGATCTCTTTAATCTCATTTACAATCGGGATCATTACAAAGCCTCTGGGCGCCAGAACTCAGGGCTATcaacaaatgtacaaaagaTTCACAACATTATTTAAGTGATGGCTGGAATGATAAGTGAGATGCAAGATAGCTAGCCTAGCTGTAACGCCACATTTAATGATGCATGAACAGTGTTGACTACAGGATTTCCAAATGTCGGTCTTGTCAAGAGACTAACGGCTACAACTCATTTGAACGTagcttttaaataaatcttcaTACAGTGCATTTATCATTCAGTATAT includes these proteins:
- the p3h4 gene encoding endoplasmic reticulum protein SC65, whose translation is MLLKSLSLALIISTLVEAQYEKYSFKSFPQKDIMPLDSAYSYALEQYGAQNWAESIKFLELSLRLHRLLRDSELFCSRNCSSVSRDNDSLFTDSSLRVMRHILLRAACLKKCKAQFPVFNMSYPQRDLLESFENRVPYRYIQYAHYQLNNLEKAVSAAHTFLKKNPSDPYLTKNMNYYKTLFDVEEYLIDHEEQPYESVFLKSVTLYNSGDFSSSARHMEQAITQYFDIYSLCLLGCESSYEIVEFKDFYPALADLYTDVLKCKVKCEEHLTPSVGGFFVKKFVATMYHYLQFSYYKLNDVKNAAPCAASYILFDSKDQVMQQNVAYYRFYREQWGLEERDFQPRAEALRYFNETTKQNEMLEFALNYLQTDDEDVVSPEEMASSHTVHPDAEFDGMGDYEESFLAEWWQEPKTKWDTGEVAD